The following are encoded together in the Flavobacterium sp. TR2 genome:
- a CDS encoding DUF1294 domain-containing protein — translation MEILLLYFLLINVLVFIFAGYDKSQARKNNRRVPEKTLFLMALTGGSPGLLTAMLLFKHKTSKTSFIVKFALILAIQTALIIAYLNYKK, via the coding sequence ATGGAAATTTTATTGCTATATTTTTTATTGATAAATGTTCTCGTTTTTATTTTTGCAGGATATGACAAATCTCAAGCCCGAAAAAATAACCGACGTGTTCCTGAAAAAACCTTGTTTCTCATGGCTTTAACTGGAGGATCTCCAGGGTTATTAACAGCAATGCTCTTATTTAAACATAAAACGAGTAAAACTTCTTTTATTGTAAAGTTTGCTCTGATTTTAGCTATTCAAACTGCACTTATAATAGCTTACTTAAACTATAAAAAGTAG
- a CDS encoding Tex family protein — MTNIQFIAKSVQAPAVSIQNTVKLLEEDCTIPFISRYRKDATGNLDETVIEQIAKLQKDYDTLIKRKEAVLKSIEEQKALTPDLKKKIEDSFDLQEIEDFYLPYKKKKKTKADVAREFGLEPLAKLIISESDADIDFISTQYINENVVNEEAAIQGARDIVAEWINENIYVRKQLRRLFQRKATIATKVVKKKAEEEGAQKFNQYFDWEEPLTKAPAHRLLAMLRAENEGFIKMKIDVDIDDAYDVIDEIIIKKQNNTTAHLQLAIEDSYKRLLNPAIGNETLQEAKAKADANSIQVFANNLGQLLLAPPLGEKRILAIDPGFRSGCKVVCLDEKGDLLYNETIYPHAPQNEETMAIKKIRSMVNAYQIDAISIGNGTASRETEFFIKKIAFDKPVQVFVVSEAGASVYSASKIAREEFPNYDVTVRGSVSIGRRLSDPLAELVKIDPKAIGVGQYQHDVDQTKLKEELDSTVIRCVNSVGININTASKHLLSYVSGIGEKLAENIVQYRSENGPFEDRKQLKKVPRLGDKAYQQGAAFIRITNAKNPLDNSAVHPEAYPVVEKMAKDLNISLNELIANKEKTALIKPEKYVTPEIGLLTLKDIIKELEKPGLDPRKSAKVFEFDANVKSIKDLKTGMILPGIVNNITNFGCFVDIGIKESGLVHISQLKSGYVSDVNEVVKLHQHVDVKVTEVDEDRKRIQLTMIL; from the coding sequence ATGACTAATATTCAATTCATTGCCAAGTCTGTTCAGGCGCCTGCAGTAAGTATTCAAAACACAGTAAAATTATTAGAGGAAGACTGTACCATTCCGTTTATTTCGCGATATAGAAAAGACGCCACAGGAAATCTTGATGAAACTGTAATTGAGCAGATTGCAAAGCTTCAAAAAGATTATGATACACTTATAAAACGTAAAGAAGCCGTTTTAAAATCTATTGAAGAGCAAAAAGCGCTTACGCCAGATTTGAAGAAAAAAATTGAAGACAGTTTTGATTTACAGGAAATAGAAGATTTTTACCTTCCATACAAAAAGAAGAAAAAAACAAAAGCCGATGTGGCACGAGAATTTGGTCTTGAGCCCTTGGCTAAATTGATTATCTCTGAAAGTGATGCTGATATTGACTTTATTTCGACACAATACATCAATGAAAATGTTGTAAACGAAGAAGCTGCTATTCAAGGTGCGAGAGATATTGTAGCCGAATGGATTAACGAAAATATTTATGTTCGTAAACAATTAAGAAGATTGTTTCAGCGTAAGGCAACCATTGCTACAAAAGTGGTTAAAAAGAAGGCTGAAGAAGAAGGAGCACAAAAATTCAACCAATATTTTGATTGGGAAGAGCCGTTAACAAAAGCACCTGCTCACCGTTTGTTAGCAATGCTCCGTGCAGAAAATGAAGGTTTTATTAAAATGAAGATAGATGTTGATATCGACGATGCTTACGATGTTATTGACGAAATCATCATTAAAAAACAAAATAATACAACGGCACATTTGCAATTAGCAATTGAAGATAGCTACAAACGTTTATTGAACCCTGCAATTGGAAACGAAACCTTGCAGGAAGCAAAAGCAAAAGCAGATGCGAACTCTATTCAGGTTTTTGCTAACAATTTAGGTCAGTTATTACTGGCTCCTCCATTGGGAGAAAAACGTATTTTGGCAATCGATCCGGGATTTAGAAGCGGTTGCAAAGTAGTTTGTCTGGACGAAAAAGGAGATTTATTATACAACGAAACTATTTATCCGCACGCGCCTCAAAACGAGGAAACAATGGCAATAAAAAAAATCCGTTCGATGGTAAATGCGTATCAAATTGATGCCATTTCTATCGGGAACGGAACTGCTTCAAGAGAAACTGAATTTTTTATCAAAAAAATCGCGTTCGATAAACCAGTTCAGGTTTTTGTGGTTTCTGAGGCAGGAGCTTCAGTGTATTCGGCTTCAAAAATTGCAAGAGAAGAATTTCCTAATTATGATGTAACGGTTCGCGGTTCGGTTTCTATCGGGCGACGACTTTCAGATCCTTTGGCAGAATTGGTAAAAATCGACCCGAAAGCAATTGGAGTAGGGCAGTATCAGCATGATGTTGACCAAACAAAATTAAAAGAAGAATTGGACAGCACGGTTATTCGTTGCGTAAACTCGGTTGGAATCAATATTAACACGGCAAGTAAACATTTGCTAAGTTATGTGAGTGGAATCGGGGAGAAGCTGGCTGAAAACATCGTACAATATCGTTCTGAAAACGGGCCTTTTGAAGATAGGAAACAGCTGAAAAAAGTGCCTCGTTTAGGAGACAAAGCCTATCAGCAAGGAGCAGCGTTTATTAGAATTACAAATGCTAAAAACCCGCTGGATAATTCGGCGGTGCACCCAGAAGCTTATCCTGTTGTTGAGAAGATGGCTAAAGATTTGAATATTTCTCTAAACGAATTAATTGCCAATAAAGAAAAAACAGCGCTTATTAAGCCCGAAAAGTATGTTACGCCTGAAATTGGTTTACTTACGCTAAAAGATATCATAAAAGAGCTTGAAAAGCCAGGATTGGATCCAAGAAAGTCGGCCAAGGTTTTTGAATTTGATGCCAACGTAAAATCAATCAAAGATTTGAAAACCGGAATGATTTTACCAGGAATTGTGAATAACATCACCAATTTTGGCTGTTTTGTTGATATCGGAATTAAAGAAAGCGGTTTAGTTCACATTTCGCAGCTAAAATCGGGTTATGTGAGCGATGTAAACGAAGTGGTAAAACTGCACCAGCACGTTGATGTGAAAGTGACTGAGGTTGATGAGGATAGAAAGAGAATTCAGCTGACGATGATTTTGTAA
- a CDS encoding AAA family ATPase: MKKKKVVEQENNEHSYFYSLELEMFNCFKDKQTLDLSDGKGTYSQWTIILGDNGTGKTTLLRVLDRIQPYHDFLIKGSDNQKLLKIPIATYDNYVKKGLLPETAKVKLSIFNNAEGIIPNTVSITDDAIKAYSLLISNVFLLSYGASRRMSKNQNISSKEINENKITSLFNDSIELINAEEWFLQKEWASIKSEGLAKEKFETDFNKVKSILIDILPDVSDIQSKPIDENNSKPILEVQTSYGWVSLRNLSFGYQTLTALIVDIASKMMEQYPKSNNPLEEPVIILIDEIDLHLHPKWQRTVIDKLSQHFPKAQFIATSHSPLIVQAALDKKANIVVCRKEGDKVIIDNNPDEVKGWRIDQILTSDLFELSSSQSILFEEIRNEKTSILLKGELTDSDKQRLDFINQKLSNSPVFSSKEAINAEELIKKAADLLKK, from the coding sequence ATGAAAAAGAAAAAAGTAGTAGAACAGGAAAATAATGAGCATTCTTATTTCTATTCTTTAGAATTAGAAATGTTTAACTGCTTTAAGGACAAGCAAACTTTAGATTTATCAGATGGAAAGGGCACTTATTCTCAGTGGACAATTATTTTAGGAGACAATGGTACAGGAAAAACTACTTTATTAAGAGTTTTAGACAGAATACAGCCATATCATGATTTTTTAATTAAAGGCAGTGATAATCAAAAACTATTAAAGATACCTATTGCTACATACGACAATTATGTTAAAAAAGGACTTTTACCAGAAACAGCTAAAGTAAAACTTTCAATTTTTAATAATGCTGAAGGAATAATTCCAAATACAGTATCTATAACTGATGATGCAATTAAGGCATATAGTTTATTAATATCAAATGTTTTTCTTCTGTCATATGGTGCATCTAGAAGAATGAGTAAAAACCAAAACATATCTTCTAAAGAGATAAATGAAAATAAAATCACTTCTCTTTTTAATGATTCTATAGAATTAATAAATGCTGAAGAATGGTTTTTGCAAAAAGAATGGGCATCAATCAAATCTGAAGGATTAGCAAAAGAAAAATTCGAAACTGATTTTAATAAGGTAAAATCAATTTTGATTGATATTTTACCAGATGTTTCGGATATTCAATCCAAGCCTATTGATGAAAATAATTCCAAGCCTATTTTAGAAGTACAAACTTCTTATGGTTGGGTAAGTTTAAGAAACCTAAGTTTTGGTTATCAAACTCTTACTGCCTTAATTGTTGATATAGCCTCCAAAATGATGGAACAATATCCAAAAAGTAATAATCCATTAGAAGAACCTGTAATTATTTTAATTGATGAGATAGATTTGCATTTGCATCCGAAATGGCAACGAACAGTAATTGATAAACTATCTCAACATTTTCCTAAAGCACAATTTATTGCAACATCTCATAGCCCATTGATTGTACAAGCGGCATTAGATAAAAAAGCAAATATTGTAGTTTGTAGAAAAGAGGGTGATAAAGTAATTATTGATAATAATCCAGATGAAGTAAAAGGATGGAGAATAGATCAAATTTTAACTTCTGATTTATTTGAATTAAGCAGTTCTCAATCCATTTTATTTGAAGAAATAAGAAATGAAAAAACGAGTATTCTTTTAAAAGGTGAATTGACTGATTCTGATAAGCAAAGATTAGATTTTATAAATCAAAAACTTAGTAATAGTCCGGTTTTTTCATCTAAAGAAGCAATCAATGCTGAAGAATTAATTAAAAAAGCAGCGGACTTATTAAAAAAATAG
- a CDS encoding twin-arginine translocase TatA/TatE family subunit has product MGRLGLTEILVIVGIVILLFGGKKIPELMKGLGSGIKEFKNAAKDDQPAASKKQEEETK; this is encoded by the coding sequence ATGGGAAGATTAGGTCTTACAGAAATCCTTGTTATCGTAGGTATTGTGATATTACTTTTTGGAGGTAAAAAAATTCCAGAATTAATGAAAGGTTTAGGAAGTGGAATTAAGGAATTTAAAAACGCTGCTAAAGACGATCAACCTGCTGCTTCTAAAAAACAAGAGGAAGAAACAAAATAA
- a CDS encoding peptidase: MTQKKKKNFRKKLFIKNRLVILNEDTFEEIFSFRLTLMNVFVTFTLGGIFLILVTTFIIAFTPLREFIPGYSSTELKRNATRLAIKSDSLETALKQNEVYIKGIQKVLKGELEYSKFNKDSILAESVEDASDLNMKASDAEIKLREEVAETEKELKAKSQDKKKSDKK; the protein is encoded by the coding sequence ATGACTCAAAAAAAGAAAAAGAATTTTAGAAAAAAACTGTTCATTAAAAACCGATTAGTAATTTTAAATGAAGACACTTTTGAAGAGATATTTTCTTTTAGGCTTACTTTAATGAATGTCTTTGTAACGTTTACTTTGGGCGGAATATTTCTAATTTTAGTTACTACTTTTATCATTGCCTTTACACCGCTTCGCGAATTTATTCCAGGATATTCTTCTACAGAATTGAAACGAAATGCTACTAGACTGGCTATTAAATCAGATTCTTTAGAAACGGCTTTGAAACAGAATGAAGTTTATATAAAAGGAATTCAGAAAGTTTTAAAGGGAGAATTAGAATATTCAAAATTTAATAAAGATTCTATATTAGCAGAATCTGTTGAAGATGCTTCAGATTTAAATATGAAAGCATCTGATGCTGAAATAAAACTAAGAGAAGAAGTGGCCGAAACAGAAAAAGAACTGAAGGCCAAATCTCAAGACAAAAAGAAAAGTGATAAAAAATAA
- a CDS encoding GH3 auxin-responsive promoter family protein: MSIKSIAAKIFARKIYKQTLKWANKPVETQQEVFKSLIENAKNTEFGKDHHFNQIKTFEDFQKFVPVRDYEDLKPYVEKVVKGESDILWRGKPLYFAKTSGTTSGAKFIPLTKESMPYHIEAARNAILHYIHETGKADFVDGKMIFLQGSPILTEKYGIKFGRLSGIVAHFVPKYLQKNRMPSWETNCIEDWETKVDAIVDETIKEDMSVISGIPSWVQMYFERLQQKSGGKKIGEIFKNFNLFIYGGVNYEPYRAKFEQMIGKKVDSIELFPASEGFFAYQDSQKEKGMLLLLNSGIFYEFIKADEFFNQNPKVLTIGEVELGVNYVLIISTNAGLWRYNIGDTVQFTSLEPYRVIVSGRIKHYISAFGEHVIANEVENAMKEAVNSTNIVINEFTVAPQITPASGLPYHEWLIEFEKEPENMEAFAETIDNSMRKQNIYYDDLITGNVLRKVVITKVSKNGFQDYMKSQGKLGGQNKIPRLSNDRKIADNLK; this comes from the coding sequence ATGTCAATTAAGTCAATTGCGGCAAAAATATTTGCCAGAAAAATATATAAGCAAACGCTTAAATGGGCTAACAAACCAGTTGAAACCCAGCAGGAAGTTTTTAAAAGTTTGATAGAAAATGCAAAAAACACCGAATTTGGGAAAGATCATCATTTTAATCAGATAAAAACTTTTGAAGATTTTCAGAAATTTGTTCCTGTAAGAGATTACGAAGACTTAAAACCTTATGTTGAAAAGGTTGTAAAAGGCGAATCGGATATTCTCTGGAGAGGAAAACCATTATATTTTGCCAAAACCTCGGGAACAACCTCGGGCGCAAAATTTATTCCGCTGACAAAAGAATCGATGCCTTATCATATCGAAGCGGCGCGAAATGCAATTCTGCATTACATTCATGAAACTGGAAAAGCCGATTTTGTAGACGGAAAAATGATTTTTTTGCAGGGAAGTCCCATTCTTACTGAGAAATACGGAATTAAATTTGGACGTCTTTCAGGAATTGTGGCACATTTTGTTCCTAAATATCTGCAGAAAAATAGAATGCCATCTTGGGAAACCAATTGTATAGAAGATTGGGAAACCAAAGTAGATGCCATTGTAGACGAGACGATAAAAGAAGATATGTCGGTTATTTCGGGAATACCTTCTTGGGTGCAGATGTATTTTGAGCGTTTACAGCAAAAAAGCGGTGGAAAAAAGATTGGCGAAATATTCAAAAACTTTAATCTGTTTATCTACGGAGGTGTTAATTACGAGCCGTACCGTGCAAAATTTGAGCAGATGATTGGCAAAAAAGTAGACAGTATCGAATTGTTTCCTGCTTCTGAAGGATTTTTTGCTTATCAGGATTCGCAGAAAGAAAAAGGAATGCTGCTACTTTTGAATTCTGGTATTTTCTATGAGTTTATTAAAGCAGACGAATTTTTTAATCAGAACCCTAAAGTACTTACAATTGGTGAAGTTGAACTTGGCGTAAATTATGTTTTGATTATTTCTACCAATGCCGGTCTATGGCGCTATAATATTGGAGATACCGTTCAATTTACATCTTTGGAACCGTATCGTGTTATAGTTTCTGGACGTATCAAACATTATATTTCGGCTTTTGGAGAACACGTTATTGCCAATGAAGTAGAAAATGCGATGAAAGAAGCTGTAAATTCAACCAATATCGTTATTAACGAATTTACAGTCGCTCCGCAAATTACGCCTGCCAGCGGTTTGCCGTATCACGAATGGCTCATCGAATTTGAAAAAGAGCCCGAAAACATGGAGGCTTTTGCTGAAACTATCGACAATTCGATGCGAAAACAAAATATTTATTACGATGATTTGATTACAGGAAATGTTTTAAGAAAAGTAGTTATCACAAAAGTTTCTAAAAACGGATTCCAAGATTACATGAAATCGCAGGGAAAATTGGGCGGGCAGAATAAAATTCCGAGATTATCAAATGATAGAAAGATTGCGGATAATTTGAAGTAG
- a CDS encoding DUF6909 family protein produces the protein MKETKHISRSRAQESSAAIEKMYITMRHLFNRGFYKPMGVSGDSLRESLLALRPEIYGNIAEEKVELNGLLYVIERLPIGIEQCRFINLTSDEGYSKSHFQPIVPPKRRRNCYRIDEEQMNVEITRGRSDIYDILTHLTFIFIESHKIKNRVLIDDGGEVSRDWQKLEQAVMQTKKLTQIEKEKAISHVANILARTFEEVLDIYDAFGSESAPDRFLHVIYWLGKLAIEEIVENNKRTITFSPVLRERLGHHIHGEIWATNIKEVLKANDLLKRPIHVISANMHSVMNSIFATPLLKTKYKGKTDFFIYEELSGSGSKEIRAQVEDLALKNGMISLPDCSGTNIDVQIFDTAKIDWSKTAFSHANVGEEKPVIIVMDYAFGEQAYETIDELLKPFKKETLLNVKSVSIMGKAGILEGGKGDIMIPSAHINEGTADNYFFENELTGAMFEGNDIDIYEGAMVTVLGTSLQNRDLLKFFHESTWGVIGLEMEGSYYQKAIQSASKIRKSVPHDIKVRYAYYASDNPLETGSTLASGGLGTTGVKPTYLITIKILEQIFNIK, from the coding sequence ATGAAAGAAACTAAACATATATCAAGATCTAGAGCACAGGAATCTTCTGCAGCGATAGAGAAAATGTACATTACAATGCGTCATTTATTCAACCGTGGTTTTTACAAACCGATGGGTGTTTCGGGTGACAGCTTACGTGAATCATTATTGGCTTTGCGTCCAGAAATCTATGGAAATATCGCCGAAGAAAAAGTTGAACTTAACGGACTTTTGTACGTTATTGAACGTCTTCCAATAGGAATAGAGCAGTGCCGTTTTATCAATTTAACTTCAGACGAAGGATATTCAAAATCGCATTTTCAGCCAATTGTTCCTCCAAAAAGAAGAAGAAACTGCTACAGAATTGACGAAGAGCAAATGAACGTTGAAATCACTCGCGGACGTTCTGACATTTATGATATTCTGACACATTTGACTTTTATTTTTATTGAATCTCATAAAATTAAAAATAGAGTTTTAATAGATGATGGAGGAGAAGTTTCGCGTGATTGGCAGAAATTGGAACAGGCTGTCATGCAGACCAAAAAGCTGACACAGATTGAAAAAGAAAAAGCAATTTCGCACGTAGCCAATATTTTAGCTAGAACTTTTGAAGAAGTTTTAGATATATACGACGCTTTTGGTTCTGAATCTGCGCCAGATCGTTTCTTGCACGTTATTTATTGGTTAGGAAAATTGGCGATTGAAGAAATTGTTGAAAACAACAAAAGAACCATTACTTTTAGTCCCGTTTTGCGCGAAAGATTAGGACATCATATTCACGGAGAGATTTGGGCAACAAATATAAAAGAAGTCCTAAAAGCAAACGATTTGCTGAAAAGACCAATTCACGTGATTAGTGCTAATATGCACAGTGTGATGAATTCGATTTTTGCAACGCCATTGTTAAAAACAAAATATAAAGGAAAAACAGATTTCTTTATTTATGAAGAATTAAGCGGATCGGGTTCAAAAGAAATTAGAGCTCAGGTTGAAGATTTGGCTTTAAAAAACGGAATGATTTCGCTGCCAGATTGTTCAGGAACCAATATCGACGTTCAGATTTTTGATACAGCTAAAATTGATTGGTCAAAAACAGCTTTTTCGCACGCTAATGTAGGCGAAGAAAAACCAGTTATAATCGTAATGGACTATGCTTTTGGGGAGCAGGCTTACGAAACTATAGATGAACTTTTGAAACCATTTAAAAAAGAAACTTTGCTAAATGTAAAATCGGTTTCTATAATGGGTAAAGCTGGAATTCTAGAAGGCGGAAAAGGAGACATCATGATTCCGTCTGCGCATATCAACGAAGGAACCGCCGATAATTATTTCTTTGAAAATGAATTGACAGGCGCTATGTTTGAGGGAAATGATATAGATATTTATGAAGGAGCAATGGTTACCGTTCTTGGAACTTCATTGCAAAACAGAGATTTATTGAAGTTTTTCCATGAATCGACTTGGGGTGTAATTGGCCTTGAAATGGAAGGATCTTATTACCAAAAAGCAATTCAGTCAGCATCAAAAATTAGAAAAAGCGTGCCTCACGATATTAAAGTTCGCTACGCTTATTATGCTTCAGACAACCCTCTGGAAACTGGAAGTACATTAGCTTCGGGCGGATTGGGAACAACTGGGGTTAAACCTACTTACTTAATTACTATTAAAATTTTAGAGCAGATTTTCAATATAAAATAA
- a CDS encoding MATE family efflux transporter has product MKTLKIFEKISKNSFIKQSLGTLALRIFGVLLLFGFTVFLTKSYSPKLVGQYDFVRSYLLAIGSICLLGFDQSILYFKGRLASKNELRQLKKVYVKMVGMLFLASLFILIVFLLIDKKRINAYFLDDEVYGVLLKSSAILFFHGLSLLNTEVFRALDKLYVAELFRNIIKYIPLIIGSVVLFYWHFETYLVDVFLIGFVFLALISSILTVIYFNKTERAEEELFTSKEIFTKSYPIAISGMAMFLLMSFDIMFLKKFQNDETVAFYSVGVKIMTIVSVIILTINITVSAKIAEYFSNQNKIELKKILQNSARLIFCISFPVITLICVFSEYVLSLFGHQYIIAQQSFLILIIGQGICSLFGSAPVYLNMTGRQHIFQIILIGAVIINFILNRFLIPIYGMAGAAAAFFCSSFFWNFISAIVIYKKDKIKIFLH; this is encoded by the coding sequence TTGAAAACGCTTAAAATCTTTGAAAAAATTTCGAAAAACTCCTTCATAAAACAGAGTTTAGGAACTTTGGCTTTGCGAATTTTTGGAGTTCTTTTGTTATTTGGTTTCACAGTGTTTTTAACAAAATCATACAGTCCAAAATTGGTAGGGCAGTATGATTTTGTGCGTTCTTATCTATTAGCTATTGGGAGTATCTGTTTATTGGGTTTTGATCAGTCTATTTTATATTTTAAAGGACGGCTGGCGAGCAAGAACGAGCTTCGCCAATTGAAAAAAGTGTATGTTAAAATGGTGGGTATGCTATTTTTAGCCTCATTATTCATTTTAATTGTTTTTCTTTTAATTGATAAAAAGAGAATCAACGCTTATTTTCTAGACGATGAGGTTTATGGCGTTCTTTTAAAAAGTTCAGCTATATTATTTTTTCATGGATTGTCACTTTTAAACACTGAAGTTTTCAGAGCATTGGACAAACTGTATGTTGCAGAATTGTTTCGAAATATTATCAAATATATTCCGCTGATAATTGGCTCTGTCGTTTTATTTTATTGGCATTTCGAAACCTATTTGGTTGATGTTTTTTTAATTGGCTTTGTTTTTTTAGCACTTATAAGTTCTATTTTAACAGTTATTTATTTTAATAAAACAGAGAGGGCAGAAGAAGAGCTATTTACTTCAAAAGAGATTTTCACAAAATCATATCCTATAGCAATAAGCGGGATGGCAATGTTTTTATTAATGTCTTTTGACATCATGTTTCTGAAAAAGTTTCAAAATGATGAAACTGTTGCTTTTTATTCTGTTGGAGTTAAAATAATGACAATTGTTTCTGTAATAATTTTGACGATAAACATAACTGTTTCGGCAAAAATTGCAGAGTATTTTTCAAATCAGAATAAGATAGAATTAAAAAAAATATTACAAAATAGTGCTCGCTTAATATTTTGCATTAGTTTTCCAGTTATTACTCTCATTTGTGTATTTTCTGAATATGTTTTGTCCTTGTTCGGACACCAGTATATCATAGCGCAACAATCCTTTCTGATTTTAATAATTGGCCAAGGAATTTGTTCGTTATTTGGTTCAGCTCCAGTGTATTTGAATATGACAGGGCGACAGCATATTTTTCAAATTATTTTAATAGGAGCCGTTATCATTAACTTTATATTAAATCGTTTTTTGATTCCGATTTATGGAATGGCTGGAGCAGCGGCAGCTTTTTTCTGCAGTTCCTTTTTCTGGAATTTTATTTCGGCAATTGTTATTTATAAAAAAGACAAAATCAAGATTTTTTTACATTAG
- a CDS encoding O-antigen ligase family protein — protein sequence MLACIASPVILELLLFWNNDSFAKGLKAIEKSTSLLIFPLFIIGNFQRINFLKLLKVYVLGTTLVMLFFFIRFNVLYPDLMHKYLNGIHLWEMGYQFGNSVGIHAPALNMHLAFVTVSAFYFVIKSFKDDEKSKFKAITIIIFMLSFFFVLFVNTRMALVNVFIGVLIVLFYAVKQDNFRKIALKGLPLLVLLIAVLFLFVQKDPYMKEKYSSVSFAYMDKVGKLDEIDHPEVKVFNSLVTRVSIWKSAWELSLKNLPFGVGASDGKNELNRYYAATNQKFLAKYEFPTHNQFLDFLLKFGILGPLVVLFYISIIGYLGFDLRNPIIISFFIIFFTSNLMDDFLLRFDGIAFSGFWLSIFSSYWLQQKSALVNCD from the coding sequence TTGTTGGCTTGTATAGCTTCTCCAGTAATTTTAGAGCTATTGCTTTTCTGGAATAATGATTCTTTTGCAAAAGGATTAAAAGCAATAGAAAAAAGTACTTCATTGCTAATTTTTCCACTATTTATAATTGGAAATTTTCAGAGAATAAATTTTTTGAAATTATTAAAGGTTTATGTTCTCGGTACTACATTGGTAATGCTTTTTTTCTTTATACGATTCAACGTTTTGTATCCAGATTTGATGCATAAATATCTAAATGGCATACATTTATGGGAAATGGGATATCAATTTGGGAATAGTGTCGGAATTCATGCTCCAGCATTAAATATGCATTTGGCTTTTGTTACCGTTTCTGCTTTTTATTTTGTGATTAAGAGTTTTAAAGATGATGAAAAGTCTAAATTTAAAGCGATAACGATAATTATCTTTATGCTTTCTTTTTTCTTTGTATTGTTTGTTAATACTAGAATGGCTTTAGTAAATGTTTTTATTGGAGTTTTGATTGTTCTTTTCTATGCTGTTAAACAGGATAATTTTAGAAAAATAGCTTTAAAAGGACTGCCTTTATTGGTTTTGCTAATTGCTGTTTTATTCTTATTCGTTCAAAAAGACCCATACATGAAAGAAAAATATTCAAGTGTTAGTTTTGCATATATGGACAAAGTTGGAAAGCTTGATGAAATTGATCATCCAGAGGTTAAAGTTTTTAATTCTTTGGTTACCAGAGTCTCTATATGGAAATCTGCTTGGGAATTGTCGTTGAAAAATTTGCCTTTTGGAGTGGGCGCTTCAGACGGAAAAAATGAACTAAACAGATATTATGCAGCAACCAATCAGAAGTTTTTGGCTAAATATGAGTTTCCAACTCACAATCAGTTTCTTGATTTTTTATTGAAGTTTGGAATTCTTGGGCCTTTGGTGGTATTATTTTATATTTCTATAATCGGATACTTGGGATTTGATCTCAGAAATCCTATTATAATTTCGTTTTTCATTATCTTTTTTACATCAAATCTAATGGATGATTTTTTGCTTCGCTTTGATGGAATTGCTTTCAGCGGGTTTTGGCTATCCATTTTTTCAAGTTATTGGCTGCAGCAAAAATCAGCTCTTGTAAATTGCGACTAA